In Chryseobacterium turcicum, a single window of DNA contains:
- a CDS encoding 2-oxoglutarate dehydrogenase E1 component: MDRFSFLNAAHSQLIEDLYQQYLKFPDSLEPSWKAFFQGFDFAIENYSDDESIQYVQNLVKSSPAVQQISQAASNGEVPEHIKKEFKVVNLIEAYRTRGHLFTKTNPVRERRHYTPTLDIENFGLDQSDLNTKFNCAVETGMKGPATLKDLIAHLQSIYCDSIGVEYMHINNVQEKDFIKQWLQVNENHPILSSNEKTEILLKLNQAVAFENYLHTKFVGQKRFSLEGGETLIPALDQLISRSSQLGVDEVVLGMAHRGRLNVLTNIFGKSYKQIFSEFEGKEFEEDVFSGDVKYHLGSSKKIKTASGEEVAINLTPNPSHLETVAALVEGICRAKVDDKYKDYSKVLPIIIHGDGAIAGQGIAYEVAQMMTLEGYKTGGTVHIVVNNQVSFTTNYMDARSSTYCTDVAKVTESPVMHVNADDAEAVVHAIHFAADFRAKFGKDVYIDLLGYRKYGHNEGDEPRFTQPNLYKSISKHPNPREIYKDKLLKDNITSNDVIAKMETEFKALLDKDFDASKEIEKNVMDIFMADDWTNFPIAKRGAVQNAVDTKYDLEKLKELAIKMSTLPTDKKFINKITRLFDNRIKAIEGNSLDWALGEWLAYATLLVEGHNIRISGEDVERGTFSHRHAVVKTEDTEEEYVPLKEVSESRFDIFNSHLSEYGVLGFDYGYAMASPNTLTIWEAQFGDFVNGAQIIVDQYLAAAEEKWKIQDGLVMLLPHGSEGQGAEHSSARLERFLTLCANENMVVANITSPANYFHLLRRQLKWSFRKPLIVMSPKSLLRHPKVVSPLEDFSNKGFQPILDDPTADPAKVEKLVLCSGKLYFELLAKKEELNCENIALVRFEQLYPLQNDAIEAIFAKYDNRKSIIWAQEEPENMGAWSYILRNFRDTGIQVVSPVQSGAPAPGSHKMFEKNQNAVINRVFDRDDAPAKRPVTA, from the coding sequence ATGGACAGATTTTCATTCCTAAACGCAGCTCATTCTCAGTTAATTGAGGATTTATACCAACAATACTTAAAATTCCCTGACTCTTTAGAACCATCATGGAAAGCCTTTTTTCAAGGCTTTGATTTTGCAATTGAGAACTACAGTGATGATGAAAGCATCCAGTATGTACAAAATTTGGTGAAATCTTCTCCTGCTGTGCAGCAAATTTCTCAGGCAGCATCAAACGGTGAAGTACCAGAGCATATCAAAAAAGAATTTAAGGTGGTAAACCTTATAGAAGCTTACAGAACGAGAGGTCACTTGTTTACAAAAACAAACCCTGTACGTGAAAGAAGGCATTACACACCAACTTTGGATATTGAAAATTTTGGTCTTGATCAATCAGATCTAAATACAAAATTCAACTGTGCTGTTGAAACAGGGATGAAAGGTCCTGCAACTTTAAAGGATTTGATTGCACATTTACAAAGCATCTACTGTGATTCTATTGGTGTAGAATATATGCACATCAACAATGTTCAGGAGAAAGACTTTATCAAGCAGTGGCTTCAGGTAAACGAAAACCACCCCATTCTTTCTTCAAACGAAAAAACTGAAATTTTATTAAAATTAAATCAGGCAGTTGCATTTGAAAATTATCTTCATACAAAATTCGTAGGGCAGAAAAGATTCTCACTAGAAGGTGGTGAAACTTTAATTCCTGCTTTGGATCAGTTGATCTCAAGATCTTCTCAGCTAGGAGTAGATGAGGTTGTTTTGGGGATGGCTCACAGAGGAAGATTGAATGTTTTAACGAATATTTTCGGAAAATCGTACAAGCAGATTTTCTCAGAATTTGAAGGAAAAGAATTTGAAGAAGATGTATTCTCGGGTGACGTAAAATATCACTTAGGATCATCTAAAAAAATAAAAACAGCTTCTGGAGAAGAAGTAGCTATCAACTTAACGCCAAACCCGTCTCACTTAGAGACTGTTGCAGCTTTAGTTGAAGGTATTTGTCGTGCAAAAGTAGACGATAAGTATAAAGATTATTCTAAAGTTTTACCAATCATTATTCATGGTGATGGTGCAATTGCGGGACAAGGTATTGCTTACGAAGTTGCTCAGATGATGACTTTGGAAGGGTACAAAACGGGTGGTACCGTACATATTGTTGTAAATAACCAGGTTTCATTTACAACAAACTATATGGATGCTAGATCTTCTACATACTGTACAGATGTTGCAAAAGTTACAGAATCTCCTGTAATGCACGTAAATGCTGATGATGCAGAAGCGGTGGTACATGCTATTCATTTTGCTGCTGATTTCAGAGCTAAATTTGGTAAAGATGTATATATTGATTTATTAGGATACAGAAAATATGGTCACAACGAAGGTGATGAGCCAAGATTTACACAGCCTAATTTATATAAATCAATTTCTAAGCACCCGAATCCTAGAGAAATTTATAAAGATAAATTACTGAAAGATAACATTACCTCAAATGATGTTATCGCAAAAATGGAAACAGAGTTCAAAGCACTTTTAGATAAAGATTTTGATGCTTCAAAAGAAATCGAAAAGAATGTAATGGATATTTTCATGGCAGATGACTGGACTAATTTCCCGATTGCAAAAAGAGGAGCTGTTCAGAATGCTGTTGATACAAAATATGACTTAGAGAAGTTGAAAGAATTGGCTATTAAAATGTCAACGCTTCCTACAGATAAAAAATTCATTAATAAAATTACGAGACTGTTTGATAACAGAATCAAAGCAATTGAAGGAAACTCTTTAGATTGGGCTTTAGGAGAATGGTTAGCTTACGCTACACTTCTTGTAGAAGGTCACAACATAAGAATTTCCGGAGAAGATGTTGAAAGAGGAACTTTCTCTCACAGACATGCCGTTGTGAAAACTGAAGATACCGAAGAAGAATATGTTCCTTTAAAAGAAGTTTCAGAAAGCAGATTTGATATTTTCAATTCTCACCTTTCAGAATATGGAGTTTTAGGATTCGATTATGGGTATGCAATGGCATCTCCTAATACTTTAACGATTTGGGAAGCTCAGTTTGGAGATTTCGTAAACGGTGCTCAGATTATTGTTGACCAATATTTGGCTGCAGCAGAAGAAAAATGGAAGATTCAGGACGGTTTGGTCATGTTGTTACCTCACGGTTCGGAAGGTCAAGGTGCAGAACACTCTTCAGCAAGACTAGAGAGATTCCTTACACTTTGTGCTAACGAAAATATGGTCGTGGCGAATATTACTTCTCCTGCCAACTATTTCCACTTATTAAGAAGACAATTGAAATGGTCATTCAGAAAACCATTAATTGTAATGAGTCCGAAATCTTTATTAAGACATCCAAAAGTGGTTTCTCCGCTTGAAGATTTCTCAAACAAAGGATTCCAACCTATTTTAGATGATCCTACGGCAGATCCAGCAAAAGTTGAAAAATTAGTGCTTTGTTCAGGTAAATTATACTTCGAACTATTAGCTAAAAAAGAAGAATTGAATTGTGAAAATATTGCATTGGTAAGATTCGAGCAGTTGTATCCATTACAAAATGATGCAATTGAAGCTATTTTTGCTAAATATGACAATAGAAAATCAATCATTTGGGCTCAGGAAGAACCAGAAAACATGGGAGCTTGGTCTTATATCTTAAGAAATTTCAGAGATACAGGAATTCAAGTTGTTTCTCCGGTACAAAGTGGTGCTCCGGCTCCGGGAAGTCACAAAATGTTTGAGAAAAACCAAAATGCTGTGATCAACAGAGTGTTCGACAGAGATGATGCTCCGGCTAAAAGACCAGTAACAGCTTAA
- the odhB gene encoding 2-oxoglutarate dehydrogenase complex dihydrolipoyllysine-residue succinyltransferase, with the protein MSILEMKVPSPGESITEVEIATWLVKDGDYVQKDQPIAEVDSDKATLELPAEESGIITLKAEEGEVVQVGQVVCLIDMAAAKPEGTAAEAPKQEEAKAAEPAKAEAPKPAPVAAQSYATGTPSPAAKKILDEKGIDASQVSGSGRDGRISKTDAELAAVPAMGGSSLTATGARSTTTTKLSVLRRKIAQRLVSVKNETAMLTTFNEVDMSEIFRLRKQYKEEFGQKHGVGLGFMSFFTKAVTRALQMYPDVNASIDGDFKINYDFCDISIAVSGPKGLMVPVLRNAENMSFSSVEANIKDLAIKVRDGKITVDEMTGGTFTITNGGTFGSMLSTPIINPPQSAILGMHNIIQRPVAVDGQVVIRPMMYVAMSYDHRIIDGKESVGFLVAVKEGIDNPVEILLGGDERKGLGL; encoded by the coding sequence ATGTCAATTTTAGAAATGAAAGTTCCTTCACCGGGAGAATCAATTACAGAAGTTGAAATTGCAACTTGGCTTGTAAAAGATGGTGATTACGTACAAAAAGATCAACCAATCGCTGAAGTAGATTCAGACAAGGCAACTTTAGAATTACCTGCAGAAGAAAGTGGTATTATTACTTTAAAAGCAGAAGAAGGTGAAGTGGTACAAGTAGGTCAGGTTGTTTGTTTAATTGATATGGCTGCGGCGAAACCAGAAGGTACTGCTGCTGAAGCTCCAAAACAGGAAGAAGCTAAAGCTGCTGAACCTGCAAAAGCTGAAGCTCCAAAACCAGCTCCGGTTGCTGCTCAGTCTTACGCTACAGGAACTCCTTCTCCGGCTGCCAAGAAAATTCTTGACGAAAAAGGAATCGATGCTTCTCAGGTTTCAGGTTCTGGTAGAGACGGAAGAATCTCTAAAACTGATGCTGAATTAGCTGCCGTTCCTGCAATGGGAGGAAGCTCTTTAACAGCTACAGGGGCGAGATCTACGACTACAACTAAACTTTCAGTTCTTAGAAGAAAAATCGCTCAGAGATTAGTTTCTGTAAAGAACGAAACTGCAATGTTGACGACTTTCAACGAAGTTGATATGTCTGAAATTTTCAGATTAAGAAAGCAATATAAAGAAGAATTTGGCCAAAAACACGGAGTAGGACTTGGTTTCATGTCTTTCTTCACAAAAGCAGTTACCAGAGCATTACAAATGTATCCTGATGTAAATGCATCAATCGACGGAGATTTCAAAATTAATTACGATTTCTGCGATATTTCAATTGCGGTTTCAGGTCCTAAAGGATTAATGGTTCCGGTATTGAGAAATGCTGAAAATATGTCTTTCAGTAGTGTTGAAGCTAATATCAAAGACTTAGCAATCAAAGTAAGAGACGGTAAAATTACAGTTGACGAAATGACAGGAGGTACTTTCACGATTACAAACGGTGGTACTTTCGGATCTATGTTGTCTACACCAATTATCAACCCGCCACAATCTGCAATCTTAGGAATGCACAACATTATCCAAAGACCGGTTGCGGTTGACGGACAGGTTGTTATCCGTCCAATGATGTATGTTGCAATGTCTTACGATCACAGAATTATCGACGGTAAAGAATCTGTAGGATTCCTTGTTGCGGTAAAAGAAGGGATCGACAATCCTGTAGAAATTCTATTGGGTGGAGACGAAAGAAAAGGCTTAGGATTATAA
- the apaG gene encoding Co2+/Mg2+ efflux protein ApaG → MFSKITSNIKVSVDPEYDSKNSYPSENRYVFKYNIVIENDGDFPIKVLKRKWLIFDVGFGFTEVVGDGVIGLTPDVVAGDNFAYFSNVMLRSGVGSMSGKYLVENSNTKEQFEIDIPKFSLLSEVLSN, encoded by the coding sequence ATGTTTTCTAAAATTACTTCTAACATCAAAGTTTCGGTAGACCCTGAATATGATAGTAAGAACTCTTATCCTTCAGAAAACCGTTACGTTTTTAAGTATAACATCGTTATTGAAAACGATGGCGATTTCCCAATTAAAGTCCTAAAGAGAAAATGGCTTATTTTTGATGTAGGATTTGGGTTTACAGAAGTTGTCGGCGATGGGGTAATAGGTCTTACTCCAGATGTAGTAGCTGGTGATAATTTTGCTTATTTTTCGAATGTAATGCTACGTTCAGGCGTAGGAAGTATGAGCGGAAAATATCTGGTTGAAAATTCAAATACCAAAGAACAATTTGAAATTGATATTCCAAAATTTAGCCTTTTATCTGAAGTTTTAAGCAATTAA
- a CDS encoding 3'-5' exonuclease encodes MDFCALDFETATHERNSACELGICIVQDSKIVETKTWLIKPPSFPYFHQRNIDVHGILPNDVKDAPRFDEIWHEVQEMMYGTLMIAHNASFDAGVLRGCLDYYGMFTPKLNYLCSIQLAKKSWNYLPKYGLKHLAEYHNIQFKHHRAGDDAEACARISLLAFEKLILTSNDEVSDFMKLKIKAL; translated from the coding sequence ATGGATTTCTGCGCATTAGATTTTGAAACGGCTACTCACGAGAGAAATTCTGCTTGTGAATTAGGAATCTGTATTGTTCAGGATTCTAAAATTGTGGAAACCAAAACGTGGCTGATAAAACCGCCAAGTTTCCCTTATTTTCATCAAAGAAATATTGATGTACACGGTATTTTACCCAATGATGTAAAAGATGCACCTAGGTTTGATGAAATTTGGCATGAAGTACAAGAAATGATGTATGGCACATTGATGATTGCCCACAATGCAAGTTTTGATGCCGGTGTTTTAAGAGGCTGCCTTGATTATTATGGCATGTTTACCCCAAAATTAAATTATCTCTGCAGTATTCAGTTAGCCAAAAAATCATGGAATTATCTTCCAAAATATGGTTTAAAGCATCTTGCAGAATATCATAATATTCAGTTTAAACATCACAGAGCCGGAGATGATGCGGAAGCTTGTGCCAGAATATCACTTTTAGCTTTTGAAAAGCTTATTCTTACCAGCAATGATGAAGTATCAGATTTTATGAAACTGAAAATTAAAGCGCTTTAA
- a CDS encoding glycosyltransferase family 2 protein, with protein sequence MTENSKNIAVVILNWNGKSWLQKFLPSVIRFSEEAEIYVIDNHSTDDSVDFLKEKFPTVKIVINDKNYGFAGGYNQGLKKINAEYYCLLNSDVEVTENWIKPVVDLFEKDSSIAAIQPKILSFSNKKYFEFAGAAGGLIDNLGYPYCRGRVFDDVEEDKGQYNDETEIFWASGCCFFIKSKDFWEQNGFDERFFAHQEEIDLCWRLINSGKKIFYTGKSEIYHVGGGTLNKQSPQKTYLNIRNNLSMMLKNLPFPQLIGLIFFRLCLDGVASFYFAYKNGFSHLWAVARGHFGFYAQLPETIKRRQKHQKSKYYQTKWLIFKHFLGTRF encoded by the coding sequence ATGACAGAAAATTCTAAAAACATTGCCGTAGTTATCCTCAACTGGAACGGTAAAAGCTGGCTTCAAAAATTTCTTCCAAGCGTTATTCGTTTTTCTGAAGAAGCTGAAATCTACGTTATCGACAATCATTCGACTGATGATTCTGTTGATTTTTTAAAGGAAAAATTTCCTACCGTAAAAATTGTAATTAATGATAAAAATTACGGTTTTGCAGGAGGTTATAATCAAGGTTTAAAAAAAATAAATGCAGAATATTACTGCCTTTTGAATTCTGATGTAGAAGTAACAGAAAATTGGATTAAGCCTGTTGTAGATTTATTTGAAAAAGATTCTTCAATTGCTGCGATTCAACCTAAAATTTTATCTTTTAGCAATAAAAAATATTTTGAATTTGCAGGTGCTGCTGGTGGATTAATTGATAATTTAGGTTATCCTTATTGCAGAGGACGAGTTTTTGATGATGTAGAGGAAGACAAAGGACAATACAATGACGAAACTGAAATTTTTTGGGCTTCGGGTTGTTGTTTTTTCATCAAATCGAAAGATTTTTGGGAGCAAAATGGTTTTGACGAAAGATTTTTTGCCCATCAGGAAGAGATTGACCTTTGCTGGAGATTGATTAATTCTGGAAAGAAAATATTTTACACCGGAAAATCAGAAATTTATCATGTAGGAGGTGGAACATTAAACAAACAGAGCCCACAAAAAACATATTTAAACATCAGAAATAATCTTTCGATGATGCTTAAAAATCTACCTTTTCCTCAATTGATTGGGTTGATATTTTTCAGATTATGTCTAGATGGAGTTGCCTCATTCTATTTTGCATATAAAAATGGTTTTTCACATCTTTGGGCGGTTGCAAGAGGACATTTTGGATTCTATGCTCAACTTCCTGAAACCATTAAACGTCGACAAAAACATCAAAAATCAAAGTATTACCAAACAAAATGGCTTATTTTTAAGCATTTTTTAGGAACTAGGTTTTAG
- a CDS encoding lysophospholipid acyltransferase family protein has product MNFLIKILYLISKIPLKILYIFSDIIFFLNFYFVGYRKKIITQNLKNSFPEKTEKEIKAIRKKFYLNFSDYLAETIKSFSISETETRVRMQYINQHVFHDAKAEGKNMILMAGHVFNWEWMNALAPTTPQKNSHPVYRKVNSSFWENHMKKLRSKFGNEPLEANEVILNIFRNKNDGDTLYLFVADQTPHVAHVNYGLKFLNQRTPAFIGYDKLATRMDLIFIYCDMKKVKRGHYQVNYHRIYPEGEKFVKNEVVRKFHQLLENTIRKNPDNYLWSHRKWKYQDSIKTYDGE; this is encoded by the coding sequence ATGAATTTCCTGATAAAAATACTTTACCTGATTTCTAAGATACCGCTTAAAATATTATATATTTTTTCGGATATTATCTTTTTTTTAAACTTCTATTTTGTAGGCTACAGAAAGAAAATTATTACCCAGAATTTAAAAAATTCTTTTCCTGAAAAAACAGAGAAAGAAATTAAAGCCATCAGAAAGAAATTTTACCTAAATTTTTCAGATTATTTAGCTGAAACGATAAAATCTTTCAGTATTTCTGAAACCGAGACGCGTGTCCGAATGCAATACATTAATCAACATGTATTTCACGATGCAAAAGCTGAAGGTAAAAATATGATTCTTATGGCGGGTCATGTGTTCAACTGGGAATGGATGAATGCTTTGGCACCCACTACTCCACAAAAAAATTCGCATCCTGTGTATCGAAAAGTTAACAGCAGTTTTTGGGAAAATCACATGAAAAAATTGAGAAGTAAATTCGGAAATGAACCTTTAGAAGCAAATGAAGTTATCTTAAATATTTTCAGAAACAAAAATGATGGAGACACTCTTTATCTTTTTGTTGCAGATCAAACACCACACGTTGCTCATGTCAATTACGGATTAAAATTCTTAAATCAGAGAACTCCTGCATTTATCGGTTATGATAAACTGGCTACAAGAATGGATCTTATTTTTATTTACTGTGACATGAAAAAAGTAAAAAGAGGTCATTATCAAGTTAATTACCACAGAATATATCCGGAAGGTGAAAAATTTGTAAAGAATGAAGTGGTAAGAAAATTTCATCAATTACTTGAAAATACGATAAGAAAAAATCCCGACAACTACCTTTGGTCACACAGAAAATGGAAATATCAGGATTCTATTAAAACTTATGATGGTGAATAA
- a CDS encoding thioredoxin family protein, with protein MKKMSLVALLTLSTLAWAQKISKSIDAKNSSDKALLVKSDAAELEAKKKAVAEEKAKMPKPYDAKADAQADINKLIAQAKKEGKNIIIQAGGNWCIWCLRFNQYVQTTPELKKIVDENYLYYHLNYSPDNKNEKVFAKYININEQQFYPFFIILDKNGNKIHVQQSDVLEQDKGYSLEKTKAFFNQWAPKS; from the coding sequence ATGAAAAAAATGTCGTTAGTAGCTCTTTTGACCTTAAGTACATTGGCTTGGGCTCAGAAGATTAGTAAATCAATAGATGCTAAAAATTCAAGTGATAAAGCTTTGTTGGTAAAAAGTGATGCAGCAGAATTGGAAGCGAAGAAAAAAGCAGTGGCAGAAGAAAAGGCAAAAATGCCTAAACCTTATGACGCTAAAGCTGATGCGCAAGCAGATATTAATAAGCTTATCGCTCAGGCAAAGAAAGAAGGAAAGAATATTATAATTCAGGCGGGTGGAAACTGGTGTATCTGGTGTTTAAGATTTAATCAATATGTACAGACAACTCCCGAATTGAAGAAAATCGTTGATGAAAATTATCTTTATTATCACTTAAATTACTCTCCAGATAATAAAAATGAAAAAGTTTTTGCAAAGTATATTAATATTAATGAACAACAATTTTATCCATTTTTTATCATTTTAGATAAAAATGGTAATAAAATTCACGTACAGCAAAGTGATGTTTTAGAGCAAGATAAAGGGTATAGCTTAGAAAAAACGAAAGCATTTTTTAATCAATGGGCTCCTAAATCATAA